A window of the Leishmania mexicana MHOM/GT/2001/U1103 complete genome, chromosome 29 genome harbors these coding sequences:
- a CDS encoding putative calcium-binding protein: MEVQPHRGKRKRNKTHASVPRRSGRPCSSIAHVTREEGNSASDDEEEKETRAAAAPKRTCNPAHSLVYSGCSLFLLCGEHCPRVFCLLSVSSLSRRRGCLSRHTRTHTHTHTHTDADIDTSVHQRRRLATADTKKMSVRMDASLYSDVVRIERGDYLRFHCEQLSADGRDTQRYFFGCYYPRWHGFYLEEVRSIIGNMGYCELKHFPAYPFDVYLKPADVTAAADSALSYDADSANATTYITDDFHVNNILVLGPPQNQRDDAVKRFKIVSVDASHLKTKTFSLAPVANLNSSSIQNPDTMLSTLRAPGGERVPVQLESPVLDILRQLRDAYIDHAGGGIPEIGIKAMGRPFRKVSDDGRRWMTRNGVRQLVRGSRAFGAHAGRLSDTRHALQTIEAVADTIFSAFPHEEATYPDAPGEEAYEERIDYDVFMDYVRGHMNSARKKAVLEVFQRLDYDSDGNITIKDIQATFNAQEHPVVVSDAIFTAEKLLKGFLAIWDENQRHFGLVPYTEFMDYYNGLSAIIEDDAVFLGILKTTWKVPNWTIKFV, encoded by the coding sequence ATGGAGGTGCAACCACACCGCggcaaacgaaaaagaaacaaaacaCACGCATCTGTGCCGAGACGCAGCGGACGTCCCTGCTCCTCCATCGCACATGTGACGAGGGAAGAGGGCAATAGTGCTAGCGACgatgaagaggagaaggaaactcgtgctgctgcggccccgAAGCGTACTTGCAACCCCGCTCACTCTCTCGTCTATTCTGGATGTTCCCTTTTCTTGCTGTGCGGAGAGCACTGCCCCAGAGTTTTTTGTTTGCTGTCTGTGTCGTCGCTCTCTCGTCGAAGAGGTTGCTTGTcccgacacacgcgcacacacacacacacacacacacacacagacgcggaTATAGACACAAGCGTACACCAGAGACGGCGACTGGCGACGGCAGATACAAAGAAAATGTCGGTGCGCATGGATGCCTCGCTCTACAGCGACGTTGTTCGCATTGAGCGTGGCGACTACCTGCGCTTTCACTGCGAGCAGCTCTCCGCGGACGGCCGCGACACTCAGCGGTACTTCTTCGGCTGCTACTACCCTCGGTGGCATGGGTTCTacctggaggaggtgcgctcCATCATTGGCAATATGGGCTACTGTGAGCTGAAGCACTTCCCGGCTTACCCATTTGATGTGTACCTCAAGCCTGCTGACGTcacggcagcagccgatTCGGCGCTAAGCTACGACGCAGACAGCGCGAACGCGACGACGTACATTACAGATGACTTTCACGTGAACAACATCCTCGTACTTGGGCCACCGCAGAACCAGCGCGACGATGCCGTGAAGCGGTTCAAGATCGTCTCGGTGGATGCGAGTCACCTCAAGACCAAGACattctctctcgcccccgTGGCGAACCTCAACAGTAGCTCCATTCAAAACCCCGACACGATGCTGTCCACGTTGCGCGCACCGGGTGGAGAGCGGGTGCCGGTTCAGCTGGAGAGCCCAGTTTTAGACATTCTGAGGCAGCTGCGAGATGCCTACATCGATCACGCCGGGGGCGGCATTCCAGAGATCGGCATCAAGGCGATGGGCCGGCCGTTCCGCAAGGTGAGTGACGACGGCCGGCGATGGATGACACGCAACGGCGTGCGCCAGCTTGTCCGTGGCTCCCGCGCGTTTGGCGCGCATGCCGGCCGCTTATCCGACACTCGCCACGCCCTTCAAACGATTGAGGCGGTGGCAGACACCATCTTTAGCGCGTTTCCGCACGAGGAGGCCACATACCCCGACGCCCCAGGcgaggaggcgtacgaggagCGGATCGACTACGACGTTTTCATGGACTACGTCCGCGGCCACATGAACTCAGCCCGCAAGAAGGCTGTGCTCGAGGTATTCCAGCGGCTGGACTACGACTCGGACGGCAACATCACCATCAAGGACATTCAAGCTACTTTCAACGCGCAAGAGCACCCCGTTGTCGTCAGCGACGCCATCTTCACAGCTGAGAAGCTACTGAAGGGCTTCCTCGCCATCTGGGATGAGAACCAGCGCCATTTCGGACTCGTGCCGTACACCGAGTTCATGGACTACTACAACGGCCTCAGCGCCATCATCGAAGACGACGCCGTCTTCTTGGGCATCCTCAAGACCACCTGGAAGGTGCCGAACTGGACGATAAAGTTCGTGTAG